A DNA window from Haloferax volcanii DS2 contains the following coding sequences:
- the rdfA gene encoding rod-determining factor RdfA: protein MGTDQSTNRRLSKVERVIETYDLDGFGEQLADRWTAPEDSDSLRDLADLMNEKVLDAALRKAGEDVLEGEVENLYTLLTGDETTEGMRVQAKNTLQSRGVDVDQLLSDFVSHQAVYTYLTDIRGVSKDSSSGNRIDNVIESIQRLRGRLVAVIEQSLSSLRNTSKLRLGDFDVLVDTQVYCRDCGTQYEVVELLQRGGCDCDESESNY, encoded by the coding sequence ATGGGTACCGACCAAAGCACGAACCGTCGCCTAAGCAAGGTAGAGCGGGTCATCGAGACGTACGACTTGGACGGATTCGGCGAGCAGCTCGCCGACCGCTGGACGGCTCCCGAGGACAGCGACAGCCTCCGGGACCTCGCGGATCTGATGAACGAGAAGGTGCTCGACGCCGCGCTCCGCAAGGCGGGCGAGGACGTCCTCGAAGGCGAGGTCGAGAACCTGTACACGCTTCTCACCGGCGACGAGACCACGGAGGGGATGCGCGTTCAGGCGAAGAACACGCTCCAGTCCCGCGGCGTCGACGTCGACCAACTGCTCTCGGATTTCGTCTCTCACCAGGCGGTCTACACCTACCTGACGGATATTCGCGGCGTCTCGAAGGACTCCTCGTCCGGAAACAGAATCGACAACGTCATCGAGTCCATCCAGCGACTCCGCGGCCGACTGGTCGCGGTCATCGAGCAGAGTCTGAGTTCGCTCCGCAACACGAGCAAACTCCGACTCGGTGACTTCGATGTCCTCGTGGACACGCAAGTGTACTGCCGCGACTGCGGGACGCAGTACGAGGTGGTCGAACTGCTCCAGCGCGGCGGGTGCGACTGCGACGAGAGCGAATCGAACTACTGA
- a CDS encoding archaea-specific SMC-related protein: MSSEQVSKSKVHLSVENIGGIDDLSTSFEPGVTVLAGRNATNRTSLLRSIMAAHGSDDVALKGDADEGSVELTIGDEAYTRTFERQGDTVISGGNPVLDDPDLADLFAFLLETNDARQAVARGDDLRDLIMRPVDVESINEQIESLQQEKRDIADELSTLSNLSDRLPQLERRRTKLEDQIEEKEDELAEKEQEVEEYDASVSERQEVESELESKLGDLRSKRRDINDVDRRIETEKQSLDALESEEAELEDDAEDLPEVAGGKIDEIESEISRLRTRRQEIQSTVNELQSVIQFNEEMLSGTSSDVVDALRDADDAGGSVTDQLLGDDQVVCWTCGSEVDKSEIEGTLERLRTLREEKLEDNRDHREQLSELEDEKSTYERRQRERDRIERRLSEIESERETRQERIEELKSDRSDLEAEIDSLEQTVDELESEEHGDLLDLHREANQLEYDLGRLRSDLEDVEDEIADIERKLDERDELEAAREDIEDELEELRTRIKRLESEAVEEFNTHMDDVLDVLEYDNLERIWIERTEKRVREGRRKVTKSVFDLHVIRTNEDGVSYEDSVAHLSESEREVTGLVFALAGYLIHDVYETVPFMVLDSLEAIDSNRISRLVDYFADYADYLTVALLEEDAQAVDSSYPRYSPA; the protein is encoded by the coding sequence ATGAGCTCAGAACAAGTGTCAAAATCCAAAGTCCACCTTTCGGTCGAGAATATCGGTGGCATCGACGACCTGTCAACGTCGTTCGAGCCGGGTGTGACCGTCTTGGCGGGTCGAAACGCCACGAACCGAACGTCGCTCTTGCGGTCCATCATGGCCGCCCACGGGAGCGACGATGTGGCGCTCAAAGGCGACGCCGACGAGGGCTCCGTCGAACTCACTATCGGCGACGAGGCGTACACTCGAACGTTCGAGCGGCAGGGCGACACGGTCATCTCCGGCGGGAACCCCGTCCTCGACGACCCGGACCTCGCGGACCTCTTTGCGTTCCTGCTCGAGACGAACGACGCTCGACAGGCGGTCGCCCGCGGCGACGACCTCCGCGACCTCATCATGCGTCCGGTGGACGTCGAGTCGATAAACGAGCAGATCGAGTCGCTCCAGCAGGAGAAACGCGACATCGCCGACGAACTCTCGACGCTCAGCAACCTCTCGGACCGCCTGCCGCAGCTCGAACGCCGGCGGACGAAGCTCGAAGACCAAATCGAGGAGAAGGAAGACGAACTCGCGGAGAAAGAACAGGAAGTCGAAGAGTACGACGCCAGCGTGAGCGAGCGGCAGGAAGTCGAGAGCGAACTCGAATCCAAGCTCGGTGACCTCCGGAGCAAGCGCCGCGACATCAACGACGTGGACCGCCGCATCGAGACGGAAAAACAGAGCCTCGACGCGCTCGAATCCGAGGAAGCGGAGCTTGAGGACGACGCCGAGGACCTCCCGGAGGTCGCCGGCGGCAAAATCGACGAAATCGAGTCCGAAATCAGCCGGCTCCGGACGCGTCGGCAGGAGATTCAGTCGACCGTCAACGAGCTTCAGTCCGTGATTCAGTTCAACGAGGAGATGCTCTCGGGCACGTCCTCGGACGTCGTGGACGCGCTCCGCGACGCCGACGACGCCGGCGGGAGCGTCACCGACCAACTGCTCGGCGACGACCAGGTCGTCTGCTGGACGTGCGGTTCCGAGGTCGACAAGTCCGAAATCGAGGGGACGCTCGAACGCCTCCGGACGCTCCGCGAGGAGAAGCTCGAAGACAACCGCGACCACCGCGAACAGCTCTCCGAACTCGAAGACGAGAAGTCCACCTACGAGCGCCGCCAGCGCGAGCGCGACCGCATCGAGCGCCGCCTCTCCGAAATCGAAAGCGAGCGCGAGACCCGCCAAGAGCGCATCGAGGAGCTCAAATCCGACCGCTCGGACCTCGAAGCCGAAATCGACTCGCTCGAACAGACCGTCGACGAACTCGAAAGCGAGGAACACGGCGACCTGCTGGACCTCCACCGCGAGGCGAACCAGCTCGAATACGACCTCGGCCGCCTCCGCAGCGACCTCGAAGACGTCGAAGACGAAATCGCAGACATCGAGCGCAAACTCGACGAGCGCGACGAACTCGAAGCGGCCCGCGAGGACATCGAAGACGAACTCGAAGAGCTTCGGACGCGCATCAAGCGCCTCGAATCCGAGGCCGTCGAGGAGTTCAACACCCACATGGACGACGTGCTCGACGTGCTCGAATACGACAACCTCGAACGCATCTGGATCGAGCGCACCGAAAAGCGGGTTCGGGAGGGCCGAAGGAAGGTCACGAAATCGGTGTTCGACCTCCACGTCATCCGGACGAACGAAGACGGCGTGAGCTACGAGGACTCCGTCGCCCACCTCTCGGAGTCCGAGCGCGAGGTGACCGGCCTCGTGTTCGCGCTCGCGGGCTACCTCATCCACGACGTCTACGAGACGGTGCCGTTCATGGTCCTCGACTCGCTCGAAGCCATCGACTCGAACCGCATCTCGCGGCTCGTGGACTACTTCGCGGACTACGCCGACTACCTCACCGTCGCTCTCCTCGAAGAGGACGCGCAGGCGGTCGACAGTTCCTATCCGCGCTACTCGCCGGCGTAA
- a CDS encoding IclR family transcriptional regulator, with protein MTETANDRSLKTTVTTLRIVELLRERDGAGVTEIARELDIAPSTAHTHVTTLEAQEYVVKEGDTYHLGLRFLGLGNFVRTRKRKFGKAEHYTNVLSEESERRSIFTVEEHGRGVYVHTAPGKHGVWTQSTVGKRVYLHSTASGKAILANMPRERVREIVDRIGLPKETEQTIHDEEALFDELAEIRERGYALNVEEQISGVRAVGAPVMGPDGDVFGALSVAGPSNRMKGEQFDRLTEVLLGIAEELELSIALS; from the coding sequence ATGACCGAAACCGCGAACGACCGTTCGCTCAAAACGACGGTCACAACCCTCAGAATCGTCGAACTACTCAGGGAGCGCGACGGGGCGGGCGTGACCGAAATCGCCCGCGAACTCGACATCGCGCCGAGCACCGCACACACTCACGTGACGACTCTCGAAGCGCAGGAATACGTGGTTAAAGAGGGCGATACCTACCATCTCGGGCTTCGATTCCTCGGTCTCGGGAACTTCGTCCGAACGCGGAAACGCAAATTCGGGAAGGCCGAACACTACACCAACGTCCTTTCCGAGGAGTCGGAACGGCGCTCGATTTTCACCGTCGAGGAACACGGGCGGGGCGTGTACGTCCACACCGCACCCGGAAAACACGGCGTCTGGACGCAGTCGACGGTGGGAAAGCGCGTCTATCTCCACTCGACGGCGAGCGGGAAAGCCATCCTCGCCAACATGCCGCGAGAACGGGTCCGAGAAATCGTCGACCGAATCGGCCTCCCGAAGGAGACCGAACAGACGATTCACGACGAGGAGGCGCTGTTCGACGAACTCGCCGAAATCAGAGAGCGCGGCTACGCGTTGAACGTCGAAGAGCAGATCAGCGGGGTTCGCGCGGTCGGTGCGCCCGTCATGGGGCCGGACGGCGACGTGTTCGGCGCGCTGAGCGTCGCCGGCCCCTCCAACCGGATGAAAGGCGAGCAGTTCGACCGTCTCACCGAAGTCCTCCTCGGCATCGCAGAGGAGTTGGAACTGAGCATCGCGCTCTCCTGA
- a CDS encoding peptidase dimerization domain-containing protein, with protein sequence MNHNETFETVESLEAELVSLTESLWEQPELGLHETESAELLSSVLRDGAFDDLDAVELLNTGSEFMREHVSDDARIHYTIPDGGGAPNVVPAEATAWFYVRAPTRDEVDRITDWLDDVAEGAALMTQTTVSRRFHTGCYDYVANHALSDALLENMRLAGPIPYTDEDREFAAELQETLSAETIEARTAQLPEERREAARSSVLYPDAQPSYDVGTVLNGSTDVGDVSWITPTAQFWAASWPVGTPSHTWQAVATNGSFGSKAAVYAAKVLAATTLDLFSDEALVAAAREEFEASVPGDYECALPEGTEPPFHLTL encoded by the coding sequence ATGAACCACAACGAGACGTTCGAGACGGTCGAGTCGCTGGAGGCGGAACTCGTCTCACTCACCGAGTCGCTCTGGGAGCAGCCGGAGCTCGGCCTTCACGAGACCGAATCCGCCGAGTTGCTCTCGTCGGTTCTCCGCGACGGGGCGTTCGACGACCTCGACGCCGTCGAACTGCTGAACACCGGGTCGGAGTTCATGCGCGAGCACGTCTCCGACGACGCCCGCATCCACTACACCATCCCCGACGGCGGCGGCGCGCCGAACGTCGTCCCCGCGGAGGCGACGGCGTGGTTCTACGTCCGCGCGCCGACCCGAGACGAGGTCGACCGCATCACCGACTGGCTCGACGACGTGGCCGAGGGCGCGGCGCTCATGACCCAGACGACGGTCTCCCGGCGGTTCCACACGGGCTGTTACGACTACGTGGCGAACCACGCGCTGTCCGATGCACTGCTGGAGAACATGCGACTCGCCGGCCCCATCCCGTACACCGACGAGGACCGCGAGTTCGCCGCGGAGCTTCAGGAGACGCTCTCGGCGGAGACAATCGAGGCGCGGACGGCGCAGCTCCCCGAGGAGCGGCGCGAGGCGGCGCGCTCGTCGGTGCTGTATCCGGACGCCCAGCCCTCCTACGACGTGGGGACCGTCCTCAACGGCTCGACGGACGTCGGCGACGTGAGTTGGATTACGCCGACCGCGCAGTTCTGGGCGGCGTCGTGGCCGGTGGGGACGCCCTCGCACACGTGGCAGGCCGTCGCCACAAACGGGAGCTTCGGGTCGAAGGCCGCGGTGTACGCCGCGAAGGTCCTCGCGGCGACGACGCTCGACCTGTTTTCGGACGAGGCGCTGGTGGCGGCGGCCCGCGAGGAGTTCGAAGCGTCCGTCCCCGGCGACTACGAGTGTGCGTTGCCCGAGGGGACGGAGCCGCCGTTCCACCTCACGTTGTAG
- a CDS encoding creatininase family protein — protein sequence MTWQEAETAFDEADFVVLPCGATEQHSTHLPTSVDSIRAENLTAELAAAAPEHDLNLLVLPVLPYGYSEHHINYAGTISLGADTYQEIIIDVGRSVQRHGGTRFLVANFHGGNTEPHKLALDRLQRDHGLDSYYAHWTDFARDQLEARFGTEWGHAGEYETSVIEHCHPDLVRGDRKTPQTKKNRYEVRQYAHFDDLTVEGGLGDPTQSDPEFLEEVIESTTDRILTHLRSELE from the coding sequence ATGACGTGGCAGGAAGCCGAAACCGCGTTCGACGAGGCGGACTTCGTCGTGCTCCCCTGCGGGGCAACCGAACAGCACTCGACGCACCTCCCGACCTCGGTCGACTCCATCCGAGCGGAGAACCTGACCGCGGAGCTCGCCGCGGCGGCCCCGGAACACGACTTGAATCTCCTCGTGCTGCCGGTGCTCCCGTACGGCTACTCGGAGCACCACATCAACTACGCGGGGACGATTTCGCTCGGAGCCGACACGTACCAGGAGATAATCATCGACGTGGGCCGGTCAGTCCAGCGCCACGGCGGGACCCGGTTTCTCGTCGCCAACTTCCACGGAGGCAACACCGAACCGCACAAACTCGCCCTCGACCGACTCCAGCGCGACCACGGACTCGACTCGTACTACGCACATTGGACCGACTTCGCCCGCGACCAGTTAGAGGCGCGGTTCGGCACCGAGTGGGGCCACGCCGGCGAGTACGAGACGAGCGTCATCGAGCACTGCCATCCCGACCTCGTCCGCGGCGACCGCAAGACCCCGCAGACGAAGAAGAACCGATACGAGGTCCGCCAGTACGCCCACTTCGACGACCTGACCGTCGAGGGCGGCCTCGGCGACCCGACGCAGTCCGACCCGGAGTTCCTCGAAGAAGTCATCGAGTCGACGACCGACCGCATCCTGACGCATCTCCGGTCGGAACTAGAGTAA
- a CDS encoding ABC transporter substrate-binding protein, whose amino-acid sequence MLAGCTSDSGSETTSEGDGGGGETTAGGATETAAGGSDATINIGQALNPVRFDPITQLSNPDALVANRVFSQLYTYGEGTDVVPNLATSMPTIERDNTRYIVEIVDNAMFHNGDPVTAEDVAYSFRTPIEEETPLLGIFSVIDTVEAIGETTVQFDLSNPYAMFQHVLTHQVVPEAVREEDKEAFSTQRPIGSGPFKFVEWEESNYVTLERWDDYWGDELPDVAGVEFTPITESTTRVTNLRTGDVDVVETIPPRLWETVESTEDTSISEIESVGYFYVAFNCNEGPTADKRVREAIDYSFSMDDAVDRYIDPAGLRQYGPLPGQMVEEWDMPLEEWMEIPNDKDVEQATALFEEAGVPADWDAKIIVPPDDNRENIGLSIANGIKEAGYEAHVERLDWGAMLSRAYTGNASDYNIYVLGWVRYPEPDDFIYNLFHEDSEGVNQGVYYKNDEVMEQIQGARESTDRDERQQLYQSAISTLLEEKVHLPAFNYKNSYGVKSTVSDFQVHPVSPQNPRLLTGYNNVSVDR is encoded by the coding sequence TTGCTCGCCGGCTGTACGTCCGACTCCGGGTCCGAAACGACGAGCGAGGGCGACGGCGGTGGCGGCGAAACGACCGCGGGCGGCGCGACCGAGACGGCCGCCGGCGGTTCCGACGCGACGATAAACATCGGCCAGGCGCTGAACCCCGTCCGATTCGACCCGATAACGCAGCTTTCGAACCCCGACGCGCTCGTCGCGAACCGGGTGTTCAGTCAGCTGTACACCTACGGCGAGGGGACGGACGTGGTCCCGAACCTGGCGACAAGCATGCCGACCATCGAGCGGGACAACACCCGATACATCGTCGAAATCGTCGACAACGCGATGTTCCACAACGGCGACCCGGTCACCGCCGAGGACGTGGCCTACTCGTTCCGCACGCCCATCGAGGAGGAGACGCCCCTCCTGGGCATCTTCAGCGTCATCGACACCGTCGAGGCAATCGGCGAGACGACCGTCCAGTTCGACCTCTCGAACCCCTACGCGATGTTCCAGCACGTCCTCACCCATCAGGTCGTGCCGGAGGCCGTCCGCGAGGAGGACAAAGAGGCGTTCAGTACCCAACGGCCCATCGGCTCGGGACCGTTCAAGTTCGTCGAGTGGGAAGAGAGCAACTACGTCACGCTCGAACGCTGGGACGACTACTGGGGCGACGAACTACCCGACGTCGCGGGCGTCGAGTTCACCCCTATCACGGAGTCGACGACGCGCGTCACCAACCTCCGGACGGGCGACGTGGACGTTGTCGAGACGATTCCGCCCCGACTTTGGGAGACCGTCGAGAGCACCGAAGACACGAGCATCTCCGAAATCGAGAGCGTCGGGTACTTCTACGTCGCGTTCAACTGCAACGAGGGCCCGACCGCCGACAAGCGCGTCCGCGAGGCCATCGACTACAGCTTCTCGATGGACGACGCGGTCGACCGCTACATCGACCCGGCCGGACTCCGCCAGTACGGCCCGCTTCCGGGGCAGATGGTCGAAGAGTGGGACATGCCGCTCGAAGAGTGGATGGAGATTCCGAACGACAAAGACGTCGAGCAGGCGACGGCGCTGTTCGAGGAGGCGGGCGTCCCCGCCGACTGGGACGCGAAGATTATCGTCCCGCCGGACGACAACCGCGAGAACATCGGCCTCTCCATCGCCAACGGCATCAAGGAGGCCGGCTACGAGGCCCACGTCGAACGGCTCGACTGGGGCGCGATGCTCAGCCGCGCGTACACCGGCAACGCCTCGGACTACAACATCTACGTCCTCGGGTGGGTCCGCTACCCCGAACCCGACGACTTCATCTACAACCTGTTCCACGAGGACTCGGAGGGCGTGAACCAGGGCGTCTACTACAAGAACGACGAGGTGATGGAGCAGATTCAGGGCGCGCGGGAGTCGACCGACCGCGACGAGCGCCAACAGCTCTACCAGTCGGCCATCTCGACGCTCCTGGAGGAGAAGGTCCACCTCCCGGCGTTCAACTACAAGAACTCCTACGGCGTGAAGTCCACCGTCAGCGACTTTCAGGTCCACCCGGTCTCGCCGCAGAACCCGCGGCTCCTCACCGGCTACAACAACGTCTCCGTCGACAGATGA
- a CDS encoding ABC transporter permease codes for MLFVVTVTFVLINSIPGDPVRILVGPSADAAAIEAARARYGLDQPLYIRYVRYVAAVATGDFGTSIHYGGVAVTVKIFERLPVTPLLLASSFTLAIGSAIPLGIFAAKNRNNGYDHLARITSLIGVSTPSFWVGLLLIIVFAYYGDLLPPSGLVMPWADPASVEGAASRLDVLATAASHLILPSITLGTLQMAAITRIERSSMLEVLNKDYVQLARAYGVSERTILRKQAFRNAQLPVLTVIGIQMTTALGGAVLTETVFNINGMGNLIITAVRAQDYQLIMGTTIFFAIVFVLGVLVVDVLYAVIDPRISYGGGAGE; via the coding sequence TTGCTGTTCGTCGTTACGGTCACGTTCGTCCTCATCAACTCGATACCCGGCGACCCGGTTCGCATCTTGGTCGGGCCGAGCGCCGACGCGGCGGCCATCGAGGCCGCCCGCGCGAGATACGGCCTCGACCAACCGCTGTACATCAGGTACGTCAGGTACGTCGCGGCCGTCGCCACGGGCGACTTCGGGACGAGCATCCACTACGGTGGAGTCGCGGTGACGGTGAAAATCTTCGAGCGGCTTCCGGTAACGCCGCTGCTCCTCGCGTCGAGTTTCACCCTCGCAATCGGCTCCGCGATTCCGCTGGGCATCTTCGCCGCCAAGAACCGTAACAACGGCTACGACCACCTCGCCCGTATCACGTCGCTTATCGGCGTCAGCACGCCGAGCTTCTGGGTCGGCCTGCTTCTCATCATCGTGTTCGCGTACTACGGCGACCTCCTGCCGCCGAGCGGACTCGTCATGCCGTGGGCCGACCCCGCGTCGGTCGAGGGGGCGGCGTCGAGACTGGACGTGCTCGCGACCGCCGCGTCGCATCTGATTCTCCCCTCTATCACGCTGGGGACGCTTCAGATGGCGGCCATCACGCGCATCGAGCGGTCGTCGATGCTCGAAGTGCTCAACAAGGACTACGTCCAGCTCGCTCGCGCGTACGGCGTCTCCGAGCGGACGATTCTCCGCAAACAGGCGTTCAGGAACGCGCAACTGCCGGTGCTCACGGTCATCGGCATCCAGATGACGACCGCCCTCGGCGGCGCGGTGCTGACCGAGACGGTCTTCAACATCAACGGGATGGGGAACCTCATCATCACCGCGGTCCGGGCGCAGGACTACCAGCTCATCATGGGCACGACGATATTCTTCGCCATCGTGTTCGTCCTCGGCGTGCTCGTCGTGGACGTGCTGTACGCGGTCATCGACCCGCGCATCTCCTACGGGGGTGGTGCCGGTGAGTGA
- a CDS encoding ABC transporter permease, with protein sequence MSDSTAAAGDSARTGGVADADERSAVSRTSQVLRQLKRNSASRVGLYVIGLVTLVALVTTIDADLFDYQFAATFWYHPENDPSGSTILLPPVGIENSFGTGTWAHPLGTDHRGRDVLVRLVYGTRIAVQVGLIATGIGMTIGTVVGAVSGYYGGWVDDVLQRFVESLYAIPFLILVIAIMSAFGRELGIAIIGVSITTIPVFTRLIRSQVLSVREMEYVEAAKAAGVRDRHIIFRHIIPNSFAPVLVQSTLQVGVNILIVASLSFLGFGVQPPTPSWGQMLAHSRQYMIVNSWSSLWPGLEVLATVVGFNLLGDGLRDAIDPRSND encoded by the coding sequence GTGAGTGATTCGACGGCCGCCGCCGGCGACTCGGCCCGCACGGGCGGCGTCGCGGACGCCGACGAGCGCTCCGCCGTCTCGCGCACCTCGCAGGTGCTTCGACAGCTCAAGCGCAACTCGGCGTCGCGCGTCGGTCTCTACGTTATAGGGCTCGTGACGCTCGTCGCGCTGGTGACGACTATCGACGCCGACCTGTTCGACTACCAGTTCGCGGCGACGTTCTGGTACCACCCGGAGAACGACCCGTCGGGGAGCACCATCTTGCTCCCGCCGGTCGGCATCGAAAACAGCTTCGGGACGGGGACGTGGGCGCATCCGCTCGGGACGGACCACCGCGGCCGCGACGTACTCGTCAGGCTGGTGTACGGCACCCGCATCGCCGTTCAGGTGGGTCTCATCGCGACGGGCATCGGGATGACCATCGGGACGGTCGTCGGCGCGGTCTCCGGCTACTACGGCGGCTGGGTCGACGACGTGCTCCAGCGGTTCGTCGAATCGCTGTACGCGATTCCGTTCCTCATCCTCGTCATCGCAATCATGTCCGCGTTCGGCCGCGAGCTCGGTATCGCCATCATCGGCGTCTCCATCACGACGATTCCGGTGTTCACGCGCCTGATTCGCTCGCAGGTGCTGAGCGTCCGGGAGATGGAGTACGTCGAGGCCGCGAAGGCCGCCGGCGTGCGCGACCGGCACATCATCTTCCGCCACATCATCCCCAACAGCTTCGCGCCGGTGCTCGTCCAGTCGACGCTTCAGGTCGGCGTGAACATCCTCATCGTCGCGTCGCTGTCGTTCCTCGGCTTCGGGGTCCAGCCCCCGACGCCGTCGTGGGGGCAGATGCTCGCCCACTCGCGGCAGTACATGATCGTCAACTCGTGGTCCAGTCTCTGGCCCGGCCTCGAGGTTCTCGCGACGGTCGTCGGATTCAATCTGCTGGGCGACGGCCTGCGCGACGCAATCGACCCGCGGTCGAACGACTGA
- a CDS encoding ABC transporter ATP-binding protein, with protein MSDTLLTVRDLHTHFRTDAGTVRAVDGISFEVQRGEVLGIVGESGAGKSVAARSIMRLIDSPGVIVNGEVRFEDDLLVGVERGDDPDGEPRQDPEMLSSREIRERIRGREIAMIFQDPTESLNPVFTVSEQLSEIIGLNRDVSAAEAEAIAVERLREVGIPEAERRMDDYPHEFSGGMRQRVLIAMAFACEPSLVIADEPTTALDVTVEAQILDLVKDLAARYDTSFVWVTHDMGVVAEICDRVAVMYLGELVELADKDDLFESPKHPYTRALLSSIPVPDPRVSRETVPLSGDVPSPIHPPSGCRFHTRCPSLVAPAELDLSDDEWDRVRRFVRAVQRESPDAAADDARATYFPDDLPAGEAVERALSLAAEGAWRDAASLLTETFVEPSVCTSEVPALESPDELDRIVSCHHYS; from the coding sequence ATGTCTGATACGCTACTCACCGTCCGCGACCTGCACACCCACTTCCGCACCGACGCGGGGACCGTTCGGGCCGTCGACGGTATCTCGTTCGAGGTACAGCGCGGCGAAGTGCTCGGCATCGTCGGCGAAAGCGGCGCGGGAAAGAGCGTCGCGGCGCGGAGCATCATGCGCCTCATCGACTCGCCGGGCGTCATCGTCAACGGCGAGGTCCGCTTCGAAGACGACCTGCTCGTCGGCGTCGAGCGCGGCGACGACCCCGACGGCGAGCCCCGACAGGACCCCGAGATGCTGTCGAGCCGCGAGATACGCGAGCGCATCCGGGGCCGCGAAATCGCGATGATATTTCAGGACCCCACGGAGAGCCTCAACCCGGTGTTCACCGTCAGCGAGCAGTTGAGCGAGATTATCGGGCTCAATCGCGACGTGTCGGCGGCCGAAGCCGAAGCCATCGCCGTCGAGCGCCTCCGCGAGGTCGGCATCCCCGAGGCCGAACGCCGGATGGACGACTACCCCCACGAGTTCTCCGGGGGGATGCGCCAGCGCGTCCTCATCGCCATGGCGTTCGCGTGCGAACCGAGCCTCGTCATCGCCGACGAGCCGACCACCGCGCTCGACGTGACCGTCGAGGCGCAGATTCTCGACCTCGTGAAGGACCTCGCGGCGCGCTACGACACGTCGTTCGTCTGGGTCACCCACGACATGGGCGTCGTCGCCGAGATATGCGACCGCGTGGCCGTGATGTACCTCGGCGAACTGGTCGAACTCGCCGACAAGGACGACCTGTTCGAGTCCCCGAAACACCCCTACACCCGGGCGCTCCTCTCGTCGATTCCGGTGCCCGACCCGCGGGTGTCCCGCGAGACCGTTCCGCTGTCCGGCGACGTGCCGTCGCCGATTCACCCGCCGAGCGGCTGCCGGTTCCACACCCGATGTCCGAGCCTCGTCGCCCCGGCGGAACTCGACCTCAGTGACGACGAGTGGGACCGCGTGCGCCGGTTCGTCAGAGCCGTCCAGCGCGAGTCCCCGGACGCGGCCGCTGACGACGCGCGGGCGACCTACTTCCCCGACGACCTCCCCGCCGGAGAAGCCGTCGAGCGCGCGCTCTCGCTCGCAGCCGAGGGTGCGTGGCGCGACGCCGCGTCGCTCCTGACCGAGACGTTCGTCGAGCCGAGCGTCTGCACCTCCGAGGTGCCGGCGCTGGAGTCCCCCGACGAACTCGACCGTATCGTCAGCTGCCACCACTACTCCTGA
- a CDS encoding LLM class flavin-dependent oxidoreductase: MQFAVNVPTSAGDSVHSQLAFCDEISWDAQVEFAVAMEGLGFDGVAVPDHVMTGSGPTTECFVTLAAIARETEDVYLYPKTVNNHFRNPALLAKQAATLDAVSDGRLKLGMGAGWKESEARAYGYDWPDAPTRLRMLEESIRLLKRLWTEETVSFDGDYYTLDEAMCRPHPVRDPHPPIMVGGGGESFTLRITAQYADSWNFWGPPEVMQHKLDVLERHCEGYGRPFEEIERSWFARCLLREDEAELDALLDEHFPRFKPENVAEGEFPLVGTPEQVRERLATFVEMGFDEVVVEFVDFPETTSAELFAEEVAPAFR, from the coding sequence ATGCAGTTCGCAGTCAACGTTCCGACCAGCGCCGGCGACTCCGTTCACTCCCAGTTGGCGTTCTGCGACGAGATTTCGTGGGACGCGCAGGTGGAGTTCGCCGTGGCGATGGAGGGCCTCGGCTTCGACGGCGTCGCCGTCCCCGACCACGTCATGACCGGCAGCGGCCCCACGACGGAGTGTTTCGTCACGCTGGCCGCCATCGCCCGCGAGACGGAGGACGTGTACCTCTACCCGAAGACGGTGAACAACCACTTCCGAAACCCCGCGCTCCTCGCCAAGCAGGCCGCGACGCTCGACGCCGTGAGCGACGGCCGACTGAAACTCGGCATGGGCGCCGGCTGGAAGGAAAGCGAGGCGCGGGCCTACGGCTACGACTGGCCGGACGCGCCGACTCGCCTTCGGATGCTGGAGGAGTCGATTCGGTTGCTCAAGCGCCTGTGGACCGAGGAGACGGTCAGCTTCGACGGCGACTACTACACCCTCGACGAGGCGATGTGCCGGCCCCACCCCGTCCGAGACCCGCACCCGCCTATCATGGTCGGCGGCGGCGGCGAGTCGTTCACGCTCCGAATCACCGCTCAGTACGCCGACTCGTGGAACTTCTGGGGACCGCCGGAGGTGATGCAACACAAACTGGACGTGCTGGAACGCCACTGCGAGGGCTACGGCCGACCGTTCGAGGAGATAGAGCGCTCGTGGTTCGCGCGGTGTCTGCTACGCGAGGACGAGGCGGAACTCGACGCCCTCCTCGACGAGCACTTCCCGCGGTTCAAGCCCGAGAACGTCGCCGAGGGCGAGTTCCCGCTCGTCGGCACGCCCGAACAGGTGCGCGAGCGACTGGCGACGTTCGTCGAGATGGGCTTCGACGAGGTCGTCGTGGAGTTCGTCGACTTCCCCGAGACGACGAGCGCCGAGTTGTTCGCCGAAGAGGTCGCGCCGGCGTTTCGGTAG